In Rosa chinensis cultivar Old Blush chromosome 1, RchiOBHm-V2, whole genome shotgun sequence, a genomic segment contains:
- the LOC112165152 gene encoding tubulin gamma-1 chain, with product MPREIITLQVGQCGNQIGMEFWKQLCLEHGISKEGILEDFATQGGDRKDVFFYQADDQHYIPRALLIDLEPRVINGIQNSDYRNLYNHENIYVADHGGGAGNNWASGYDQGKGVEEAIMDMIDREADGSDSLEGFVLCHSIAGGTGSGMGSYLLETLNDRYSKKLVQTYSVFPNQMETSDVVVQPYNSLLTLKRLTLNADCVVVLDNTALNRIAVERLHLTNPTFAQTNSLVSTVMSASTTTLRYPGYMNNDLVGLLASLIPTPRCHFLMTGYTPLTVERQANVIRKTTVLDVMRRLLQTKNIMVSSYARTKEASQAKYISILNIIQGEVDPTQVHESLQRIRERKLVNFIEWGPASIQVALSRKSPYVQTAHRVSGLMLASHTSIRHLFSKCLSQYSLLRKKQAFLDNYRKFPMFAENDLSEFDESREILESLVDEYKACESPDYIKWGMEDPDHVLTGEGSAAGTVDPKLAV from the exons ATGCCTCGGGAGATCATCACATTGCAGGTGGGACAATGCGGCAACCAGATCGGAATGGAGTTCTGGAAGCAGCTCTGCCTCGAGCACGGTATCAGCAAAGAAGGCATTCTCGAAGACTTTGCCACTCAG GGAGGGGACAGAAAAGATGTGTTTTTTTACCAAGCTGATGATCAGCACTACATACCACGAGCTTTGCTGATTGATTTGGAGCCCAGAGTGATAAATGGTATTCAGAACAGTGACTATCGAAACCTCTACAATCATGAGAACATCTATGTTGCAGATCATGGAGGTGGTGCAGGAAATAATTGGGCCAGTGGATATGATCAG GGAAAAGGTGTTGAAGAGGCCATAATGGACATGATTGATAGAGAAGCAGATGGGAGTGATAGTCTTGAAGGATTTGTTCTTTGCCATTCAATTGCTGGTGGAACAGGCTCAG GAATGGGTTCCTATCTGTTGGAGACTTTGAATGATCGATACAGCAAAAAACTGGTTCAGACATACAGTGTATTTCCTAACCAGATGGAAACAAGTGATGTGGTGGTCCAGCCCTATAACTCACTTTTGACACTTAAGCGACTAACTCTGAATGCTGATTGTGTTGTCGTCCTTGATAACACTGCATTGAATAGAATCGCTGTCGAGCGCCTCCATCTCACAAATCCCACCTTTGCTCAAACAAATTCTTTGGTTTCTACTGTAATGTCTGCCAGCACAACCACTCTGAGATATCCAGGGTACATGAACAACGACTTGGTTGGTCTTCTTGCATCTTTGATTCCAACACCAAGATGCCATTTTCTAATGACAGGATATACACCCCTCACAGTCGAGCGCCAG GCTAATGTGATTCGTAAAACCACTGTACTTGATGTTATGAGAAGACTTCTGCAG ACAAAAAATATCATGGTTTCCTCGTATGCTCGAACAAAAGAAGCCAGTCAAGCAAAGTATATATCGATATTAAACATCATTCAAGGAGAAGTAGACCCTACTCAG GTTCATGAAAGTTTGCAGAGGATACGCGAAAGAAAGCTTGTTAACTTTATTGAGTGGGGCCCTGCAAGCATTCAG GTTGCTTTGTCTAGGAAGTCTCCATATGTACAAACTGCCCATAGG GTCAGTGGTCTTATGCTAGCCAGCCATACTAGTATTCGCCATCTTTTCAGCAAGTGTTTGAGCCAGTATTCATTGTTAAGAAAGAAGCAAGCTTTTCTTGACAACTACCGGAAGTTCCCTATGTTTGCT GAGAATGACCTATCAGAATTTGATGAATCAAGAGAAATACTTGAGAGCTTGGTTGATGAATATAAGGCCTGTGAGTCCCCAGATTACATCAAATGGGGAATGGAG GATCCAGACCACGTTCTTACAGGAGAAGGCAGTGCAGCAGGAACAGTGGACCCAAAATTGGCAGTATGA
- the LOC112181902 gene encoding uncharacterized protein LOC112181902 gives MQSSNFLSERSSVKVLSALSSTEAPMTVSLSRSYGLAIIALPFWTLKKHLLAPPSFSPGIALYFDVSVDKDSMLQTFNCGFQTQFTIDKDARLGQSKLHFTYPYLPS, from the exons ATGCAGTCATCTAATTTCTTGAGTGAG AGATCTTCCGTTAAAGTTCTGTCTGCATTAAGCTCAACAGAGGCTCCCATGACTGTTTCTCTTTCAAG ATCATATGGTCTTGCGATTATTGCTCTTCCCTTTTGGACCTTGAAAAAACATCTTCTTGCTCCTCCATCTTTTTCTCCTGGTATTGCCCTTTACTTTGATGTTTCTGTTGACAAGGATTCTATGCTTCAAACATTTAACTGTGGTTTTCAAACACAATTTACTATTGATAAAGATGCTAGACTCGGTCAGAGCAAGCTACACTTTACCTACCCTTATTTACCTTCATAA
- the LOC112179615 gene encoding arabinogalactan protein 20, whose translation MAACFAFSKAIFRLLAVLALLFLASASASRAPAASPLAAPAPAPVLTGDGTSIDQGIAYVLMLVALVLTYLIHPLDASSYNFF comes from the exons ATGGCAGCTTGCTTTGCTTTTTCCAAGGCCATTTTCCGACTTCTGGCAGTGCTGGCACTCCTCTTCTTGGCTTCTGCCTCTGCCTCAAGGGCTCCTGCTGCTTCCCCGCTAGCTGCTCCTGCTCCTGCTCCTGTTCTCACCGGTGATG GGACTTCAATAGATCAGGGGATTGCGTATGTGCTGATGCTGGTGGCTTTGGTGCTCACATATCTCATTCATCCTTTGGATGCATCATCCTACAACTTCTTTTGA
- the LOC112169191 gene encoding mitogen-activated protein kinase kinase kinase 7 yields MEPFRRLGEALGSIKSLMVFRDNIRINQRQCLLLLDIFGSAYDLIAEEMKHNLRFEEKHTKWRVLEKPLKELHRIFKEGEFYIRHCLDNKEWWAKAISLYQNTDCVELHIHNLLSCIPIVIEAIEISGEVSGSDLSEMQRRKIVYAEKYKEAYRDWKLFQWRFGKQYLITQDFCNRFDTVWKEDRWTLLNQIREKKLISGSTKYDRRLTDLLLKSLEGPEPWNGKLLPSSILVGSKEYQVRRRLGSGSQYKEILWLGESFASRQFYGEIEPLLPEISSLLSLSHPNVVHCLCGFTDEEKKECFLIMELMSKDLGSYIKEICGPRKRIPFSLPVAIDLMLQIARGMEYLHSKKIYHGELNPCNILVKARGVSTDGYLLAKVSGFGLTSVKNSTQKNPTNQNGSPPVIWYSPEVLEEQEHSESSEKKYTEKSDVYSFAMVCFELLTGKVPFEDSHLQGDKMSRNIRAGERPLFPFYSLRYATNLTKRCWHADPNQRPSFSSICRILRYVKRFLAMNPDYDSQLDQPVHMVDYCDIELGVLKKFPSWGSSDQLPLWQIPFQMFVYRIAEKVRNSGLKDTSESGSDASICGDGIVTPPDDPFPAIPERKCSPDSTNKKLPLLRRSSDVKANRVLGTPRGRSARPPQVTTPYRSISMKMSSESQQKMTQRIRRTSTSSEMVMSSRIQRTKSGHASDSELS; encoded by the exons ATGGAGCCTTTCCGAAGGCTTGGGGAGGCTTTAGGAAGTATTAAGTCCTTGATGGTGTTCCGAGACAATATCCGCATCAATCAGCGGCAGTGCCTTTTGCTGCTCGACATCTTTGGCTCAGCATATGACTTAATAGCCGAGGAGATGAAACACAACCTGAGATTTGAAGAGAAGCACACTAAATGGAGGGTTCTTGAGAAACCATTAAAGGAACTGCACAGGATCTTCAAAGAAGGAGAGTTCTACATTAGACACTGCTTGGACAACAAGGAATGGTGGGCGAAAGCCATCTCGCTCTATCAGAACACCGATTGCGTTGAGCTTCACATCCACAACTTGCTTTCTTGCATCCCAATTGTCATTGAAGCGATTGAAATTTCAGGAGAAGTGTCAGGGTCGGATTTGAGTGAGATGCAAAGGAGGAAAATTGTGTATGCAGAAAAGTACAAAGAAGCATATAGAGATTGGAAGCTTTTCCAATGGAGATTCGGGAAGCAGTACCTGATTACTCAAGATTTCTGCAATAGATTTGACACAGTATGGAAGGAAGATAGATGGACTCTTCTGAATCAAATCAGAGAAAAAAAACTGATCTCAGGTTCAACAAAGTATGATCGACGCCTCACAGATCTCCTTCTTAAAAGCTTAGAAGGGCCAGAGCCTTGGAATGGGAAGCTCTTGCCTAGCTCAATCCTGGTGGGATCTAAGGAATACCAAGTGAGGCGAAGACTAGGCAGTGGAAGTCAGTACAAAGAGATCTTATGGTTAGGTGAAAGCTTTGCCTCAAGGCAGTTCTATGGGGAAATTGAACCCTTGCTGCCAGAGATCTCTTCATTGTTATCGCTTTCCCACCCGAACGTTGTTCACTGCCTTTGCGGGTTTACAGATGAGGAAAAGAAAGAGTGTTTTCTCATTATGGAGCTGATGAGTAAAGACCTTGGCAGCTACATCAAGGAGATCTGTGGCCCAAGGAAGCGAATTCCATTTTCTCTTCCTGTTGCTATTGATTTGATGCTTCAAATTGCAAGAGGAATGGAATACCTCCACTCCAAGAAAATCTACCATGGAGAATTGAATCCTTGTAACATACTGGTCAAAGCAAGAGGAGTGTCCACAGATGGTTACTTGCTGGCAAAGGTTTCAGGTTTCGGCCTAACTTCTGTTAAAAACTCCACCCAGAAAAACCCTACAAATCAGAATGGAAGCCCACCTGTTATATGGTATTCTCCAGAAGTTCTGGAAGAGCAAGAACACAGTGAAAGTAGTGAGAAAAAGTATACAGAAAAGTCCGATGTGTATAGCTTTGCGATGGTTTGCTTTGAGCTTCTTACAGGTAAAGTGCCTTTTGAGGATAGTCATCTTCAAGGGGACAAAATGAGCCGAAATATTAGGGCAGGCGAGAGGCCATTGTTCCCCTTCTATTCTCTGAGATATGCCACCAACCTCACAAAGAGATGTTGGCATGCGGATCCAAATCAAAGGCCAAGCTTCTCATCCATCTGTAGGATTCTTCGCTATGTTAAAAGGTTCCTTGCCATGAATCCTGACTATGACAGCCAGCTAGACCAACCAGTGCATATGGTAGATTACTGTGACATCGAGTTGGGGGTTCTGAAAAAGTTCCCTTCTTGGGGGAGCTCTGATCAATTACCATTATGGCAAATCCCATTTCAGATGTTTGTTTATAGGATAGCGGAGAAAGTCAGAAACTCAGGCCTGAAAGATACTTCAGAATCAGGAAGCGACGCTTCGATATGTGGGGATGGAATTGTGACTCCACCAGATGATCCATTCCCAGCAATACCCGAAAGGAAGTGTTCACCTGATAGTACGAACAAGAAACTTCCCTTGTTGAGGAGATCTTCAGATGTGAAAGCCAACAGAGTACTAG GAACACCAAGAGGACGGTCTGCCAGACCTCCACAGGTAACAACCCCTTATCGTAGTATTAGCATGAAAATGAGTTCAGAAAGCCAGCAAAAGATGACTCAAAGAATACGGAGGACATCAACGAGTTCAGAAATGGTGATGAGTTCAAGAATACAGAGAACCAAATCCGGTCATGCCTCAGACTCTGAGCTCTCCTAG